Sequence from the Eriocheir sinensis breed Jianghai 21 chromosome 22, ASM2467909v1, whole genome shotgun sequence genome:
AAGATCTGTCGACTTACTCAAGCCAAAAACTCTGTGGGcgatcccttcccctcctccactcgGGATTGTCTCTTATaaaaacaacccgatgagcaggaacTACTattgggtagcgtgccacatgttcgtatagccggagttggcgtttacGGATTATGAAATCAATAGATTTTTATTCAGTCCTACATAATTATAGCCGGTTTGActcaaagtcattccagcgatatcccacgaTCCtgtgtagacatttattaccaaagacatcaaccgcctcttcaagtcacttttcagtgtccatgtctcacaaccattgAGTATGACATGGAGCATAAatgacttgaagatccggatctttgtccttctgcatagAATGTACTGTTTCACCTAGTAACCTCTTCACACTtttaccttggtcttggcccaagaAACCCCAAGTCCTAAGGGCTTCGTTTCCAAGTGCAATGCCTCAGGACCCATCACCAGAATCGCCAGTGACACCGCAGGGACTGCTGCATCGTCAAAAATAAGACCAGCGACCTTGTTATTGTCGAGAGATGCTCCACAATGTCTTTGATCCTTAACTCTGTCTAATACCCGGCccttgcaagtttttttttttttttttaagtgattggTCAAGGACACAGCCCAGCCTTACTCCCGTGTTCAAGGGAAAGAACCTGGACATATGTCATCTCCCACCACAAGCCACCAAACTTGACCCAAGTCTGAACCAACTCAACCAAGCATACCTGCTGATGTGGATGATGTGTCCATCGTCAACGCCGCGTTCTCGCATGGAAGCAATACTCTCACGCGTACATAAGCACAGAGCCACAACGTTGAGATCCATCATCTCGCGCCACTCCTTGGGGCTCCCCTCTGTAAAGCCGCAGGAGAGCAAGGGGGTGAGAAACACTGGGGGACGAGAGTGCGTGAGGGCTGAAGGTTATAACTAATGGTCATGGTTGAACGGCTTGATCTAAAAGCATAAGGAACAGCGAATGATTTATAGATTATATAGTTGTCTGGGCCCAGTGAGTAACCATTCCAGAGAAGGTATACAGGGGGTGAACGGAAAAGTTTGGGGCATGCACTATAGCTTTCTGTTGCGTCAGTGTTCACCTCAGTCACATCAGCTTGCAgagggtaagaacccattaccccatgACACATCGTCAGTGTAATTGGGATTGTCCCTGTGCccatagatttatatatatatatatatatatatatatatatatatatatatatatatatatatatatatatatatatatatatatatatatatatatatatatatatatatatatatatatatatatatatatatatatatatatatatatatatatatatatatatatatatatatatatatcggcctGCTAACAATTACACCACGGAGGATAAAGGACAGGCATAAACAATACCTAGGGAGGTGTATGTGGGTCTGACTCAGATGATGCTGGGCTGCCTCTACCTAAGTGCAGGGGTGCTGAGGCAAGAAAAAGTCAAGAAACTTTTAATGCTGCCTTACCGAGCAGTCTCTTGTTGTGGGCGAATCCTGCATTGTTGATACACACGTCCACACCTCCGAGGTCCACCTTGATCTTGGCGAACATGGCCAGCACCTCCTCGTCCTTGGTGATGTCACACTTGATGGGGATAAACTTGCCTCGTTGGCCCTTGAGTTCGTCTGCCAAGGCCTGTGGGGAATGATGGAGTTTGTTTCCATTGTTTAGAGTTAATTGATGTTACCATTGCGAAGCTGTCTCATTCTACTGTTTAGCTTCATCTGCCTTGAGAGTTTTGATTCTAACATTTTAATTATTATGTTGTTTCAGTCTACAGTTTAAAAGATATCTGACTCTGGTTTAGTTTGAACTTGAAGGTTATTTATGGTTTaaatatataatgtatattttcatctaaCAATGATTTTCATATTGAAACCATAATGTTGAATTTGATGGAGCAATTATATGGggatggatgaaaaaaaatcaaagaaataatAGTCTAATGTGACATGACGAAACTGACTTTCTTCAAATCGTCTTTGAGTGAGTTATCCTCACTGTCATCTGTGCAAGGGTATTTCTCAAAAAAAAATTATGCTCTCAGCACATGAGTGGAGATAACACAGTAACTGAATACGACTGATAAATTTCAATTTTTAGATTAGCAATGACCATAAATTATTCTATCTTGAATCAGCAGCAAGTGTGATCACCAAATAGCTGGATAAGAAAGGATAACAAATGGAGAATTTCAGAACCAATGTATTGGTTCaacaaacagataaatgaacaagCATTAGCTAGATACTTCACACTAGGAACAGGTGATCAACAAGAAGCTGGATGAAAAAGGATAAACGGAAGGATGTGTTCGGAAACAATATAATGGGAAAGGGGATATAAGTCACCCAATGACCTAGagacagtcacccagccagtccaCAAGCAAGTCATGGCCCTCATCACCAAGCTGAAAGTGCTGGTGGGTGCTGGGAAaagttaaatcttattggtggatgctgaacTGGTGGGGGCGGGGCTTATTTCCAAGTTGATTTGAACTAAGAATACCTGCTTGGGCAGATCACCTCACCTGTAGTTTGTCAATGCTACGAGCTGCTCCCACCACCTTCATGCCCTCAGCCACCAGCCTCCTGGCCACGCTGGCACCGATCCCCATGCTGGCACCAGTCACCAGGGCCACACGACCTGACCACCGCTCCATCCTGACGGGGGTCTCAAGTAGCAgagctgggagggaaggaaggaatggtgaaTTAACGGCAGCGTAGAGGGAACAGTAATAAGTAataatgggaaaaataaataaaataaaattaataggCGAAGAATAGATAATCAAGTAAATATGAAAAGAGAATCTAAAACATAAGAACTAAGTGTTAGGATATACAACAGCAAGACACAGCTACTTTTGTAAGGCTGGAGGAGTGAACTGTTTTAACCCCTTAATGTGGGTGTTAAGGGCGGGGACCAGCAGCCCAAGTGTGTTTAAGTGATTGTGTCTTGCTCTTGGCACGACGCAGAACAAGGAGACTCATCAAACCCTTCCGCTTTATCACTGTACACTCCAGCAAAACCTTTGTGTCACATTTTGATGCACTGTAGGGTGTTTAGCGTGAGCGATGGTGTGGAGACAGGCCTTATAGTCGAACcataagccccgttcacactgtcaGTCTCGCGTCCTgtacagagaagaaaggagagagagagagagagagagagagagagagagagagagagagagagagagagagagtgtgtgtgtgtgtgtgtgtgtagcgagcccctctgaggagagtgatgtgGCAGAAGCGCGATCTCCCTGAGCCGCGCCTAAAGGCTCAAGATagagtcgatagactatagtCAATACGGCCTGTTGCCTAATCTTGAAATTTAAACAACTAATTTATTCCTTTAAGATGTGAATTacttgaatataattttttaataCTTTTAACAAATTTAATCTTTTATGAATGATTTTTCTCGAGGATAAGAAGTGACTCTAGAATTCCCATCAGAATTAGCACAGTTGCTTTTGCTACCCCGCCATGGATTCGACGCTTCCCCCGCGACATTGCTGTGTCTTCATCAAATAGACGGAGTATAAAGAATCTGTATCAATCCCACCTCAAAGACAGACATAACACAGTACGTggagacaatgtgtgtgtgtgtgtgtgtgtgtgtgtgtgtgtgtgtgtgtgtgtgtgagaccctcTAGGTGTGATTAGGTAGATCTCTGATATGTATGCAGTTACGTAAGGGTGAGGCCAGTCACTCACGCGGTAGTATGAAGTTTGGAGAGACAGTCAGCCGCGCACCGTCCCCTGTACCTCTTGAATAACCGAGACAGCGGCGACGATG
This genomic interval carries:
- the LOC127001891 gene encoding dehydrogenase/reductase SDR family member 11-like translates to MERWSGRVALVTGASMGIGASVARRLVAEGMKVVGAARSIDKLQALADELKGQRGKFIPIKCDITKDEEVLAMFAKIKVDLGGVDVCINNAGFAHNKRLLEGSPKEWREMMDLNVVALCLCTRESIASMRERGVDDGHIIHISSEDGHYVPPDIGFHFYSATKFAVKALTEGLRQELREANSNIRISAISPGWVETEFVVNCHLVEDASAAKKFYEEQRSLSADDIAATLVHILTAPPQVQIHDVLIRHARQAS